The following DNA comes from Bradyrhizobium sp. SK17.
GGTGCGCCGACCAACGCGGCGATCATGAAATACATGAACCAGAAGAAGGTGCCGCACCTGTTCATCGCCTCGGGCGCCACCAAGTTCGGCGACCACAAGAATTTCCCGTACACCATGGGCTTCATGCCCTGCTACCAGATCGAGGGCCGGACGTTCGCGCAACACGTGCTCGCGACCCAGCCCGATGCCAAGATCGGCATCATCTATCAGAACGACGATTTCGGCCGCGACGTCCTCAAGGGCTTCAAGGACGGGCTCGGCGCCAAGACATCGTCGATCGTGGCGGAGCTGTCCTACGAGACGTCGGATCCGACCATCGACAGCCAGGTGGTGCGCTGCAAATCCGCTGGCGCCAACGTGTTCATGAGCATGACCACGCCGAAATTCGCAGCGCAGGGCATCAAGAAGGTCGCCGAGCTGAACTGGCAGCCGACGCATTACATCGGCAACAACGCCTCCTCCGCCGGCTCGACGCTGAAGGCCGCCGGCTTCGACATCTCCAAGGGCATCATCTCGAGCGCCTATATGAAGGACCCGGTCGATGCGGCCTGGGACAGCGACCCCGCCGTGGTGAAATGGCGGGCCTTCCTCGACAAATACGATCCGGCAGCCGCCAAGAACGATATCTATGCGGCGATCGCCTATGTGGTCAGCCAGGTCATGGTTCAGGTGCTCAGGCAGTGCGGTGATGACGTCTCGTCCGAGAGCATCATCAGGCAGGCAGCGAACCTCAGGGATGTCGAATCCGATCTGCTGCTGTCGGGTATCAAGGTCAACACCTCGCCGACCGACTACTACCCGCTCGAACAACTGCAACTGGTGCGCTTCAACGGCGAGCGCTACGAGATCCTCGGGCCGGTGATCGACGGCGGCATATCGAAAGCCTGATCGCGCCCGCGCTGGTCGCTGCGCTATGCGCGGACCAGCGCGGCGCCGGCGATCAGGCATGCGGCACCGAGCAACCGCAGCAGCGTCGCAGGGTGCTGCGGTGTGCCAAGCACGCCGAAATGGTCGAAGGCCAGCGAGCAGAGCAACTGGCCGACGACCACCAGGGTCACGACAGTAGCAACGCCGAGACGCGGGATCATGAACACGCTGGTGGCGATAAATGCCGCGCCGAACAAGCCGCCGGTCCACGCGATCAAGGGCGCGCGGGCCGCGGATGCCGAGCTGAACAATGGCTCACGCAAGATCACGAGCACGGCCGCCAGCGCAATCGTTCCGCCGAGATAGCTGACAAAGGCGGACCACCAGGCCGACTGCAAACTCCTTCCGAGATTCGCGTTCAAGAGCTGCTGGAAGCCGACGCTACAGCCGGCGGCAAGGACCAGGAGCGGGGCAAGGATATTCATGGCGCGCGGAGACGAATTGGAGCCGATGTCATGACGTCACGCTAGACGCGCGGCCCGCCTCCTGTCTGGAACGAAATCGACCGTGCTACGTCCGCACGAAGGCCGACCGGTAGGCGGCCGGCGTGGCGCCATAGGCCCTGCGGAACAGCCGGCCGAAATGGCTCTGATCTGCGAAACCAGCCGCATAGGCGACATCGGCGACGGCGCTGCCCTGCTTGAGTTCGGCGCGAGCACTCGCCAGCCGCTGCGCGACGCGATAGGCGGCGGGAGTCATGCCGAACCGCCGCCTGAATGCCCTGATGAAGCCGTCGGTCGAGTAGCCGAGTTGCTTGGCCAACGCGCCGACAGCGAGCTCCTGGTCCAGGACCTGCTGCGGCAAGACGAGCGCCGCAGCGCTCCGCCCACCGCGGTCCCCGCCCCTGCGCGCCGATCCGACGGCGTCGATGATCTCACTCGGCGACTGCGCGCGCATGCCGCGGATGATCTGCGGGACCACCACGCCATGCGCGGCCGGATGGTCGGCTGGCACGTAGAGATGCGTCACGACCGCCGCCACGTCGCCGTGGGAGGCATGCGGCAGGCCAGCCGGGATGATCACGATGTCACCGGCAGAGCCACAAAATTCGCCAAGCGGCGTCCGGTACACACGCGATCCGTGACTGACGGCCGCGACCTGGACTTCGGAGTGAAAATGCGCCGCCTGGGAGATCGGCCTGATGGTTTCGAGCCGCCCGATTTCGATGCAGGCTGCGCGCTGATACGGACGATAGTTCCACAATGCGCTCATCGTCAGCATCAGCGATTTTCAAATCGACCGAGAATAGTCAGGACCGCAGTTCTGATACCACGTGATGGCTTCCGACGGCTGGCGACCGCACACAAATACCACTCGACAAAGCGCGCATGATCCTCCCGGTTCTCCGGGAGGATCGTGCGGAAACAAGGAGCTCAATCGTGATGACGATTCAACCTAGCTCACGTGCCTTAGCGGCGTCCCGGCTTGAGTTCGGCGACTTGCTGCTTCTCTCCGGTCAACTTCCCCGCAACCTGGAGGCTGCTGCAATGCCACCGGGCTTCTCTTGGTATCCAGCCGATGAAGATCTTGGTGCTCACGCACTCGGCGTAAGTCCTGTAGGTCAGCGTGTCTCTGCACGTCGCCGAGAAAGCGCCGACTGAGCTTTCTCCGCCCGAGTTGCTACATCCAACCCAAGGGGTGTCGCCGTGCCTGACGCTTGTTTCGCAACCACCGTTGCAACTGCTGCTGGCTCTCTCAAGCTTGGCAAGCCTTCCCAGAACCGTATCTGGGGCAGCCGATGGCGTTCGAGCGGTCGACGATTGGGCGGTTGACGCTCCCCGGCGAGATGCAGCTCCGCTCCCCGCCTGTCTCGGCCCGTGCGTCGCTGCCACGTGCCTGGTCCCTTCAACCGTAATGCTGGGAAGCGACGCAGCGGACCCCGCTGTGGTTTGCGACGCTGCCGGGCTGCTTGGGCTACACAGCAACACGGTTGACAGAATAGCGACGGCTGACGGCGCGGCGAATTTTGACGAAAGGCTCATGATGTGACCTCCCAAATCCGGACGATTGATGTCGTCCTGGCAGGTGCAAAATACCATATGTTCGACCCTTAGCTACCAAGGGTTGAGTAATTTTCCGTATCTCGCCATCCGGACGGCGAACCGAGAATGCTGCCCGCCCGCAGCAACGCTGTCGCCGCGATCCCATACGTCACGAAATGCGGTGGTTACGGGTCCTGGCTTTCGCCAGGACGACGTTGGAACGAGGTCGCGACGCGATCAGGCAATCAGCACAACGACCGAGGCTCACCGCCCTTGCCGAAGACTTCCCTCCAGCCGCGCCAACTCGCCATCGAGGTCGCGCTCGACGTCGGCGACCTGCATGTCGACCACGCGGTAGTCGCGTGCCTCGAGCCAGGCGCGGCGATTGGCCCGGTCGGCGACGATGGCATCGCTCTCGTCCGGATTGACCAGTTCGATCGCGATCCGGTGCGCGAAACAGACGAAATCGGGGATGTGGCGGCCGACCGGGGTCTGGCGCTTGAACTGGCCGGCGAAGCGGCGATCCCGCGTCAGCGCCTGCCACAGGATCCGCTCCGCGTCGGTCGGGTTGCGGCGGAGCAGCCGGGCGAGGCCGCGCACCGTGCTGGAATTGTCGGCGACGGCACCGCCCTGGCCCTGCTCGGCAAGCAGCGCCCGCAGCCGGGTGGCCTGGGCGCCGTCGAGCACCCCGCCCTTGGCCGGGCCCTTGCGCCCCTCGGCGATCGCCATCACCACCCCGTGCAGCGTGTGCATGTCCTGCTTGGTCGGATCCATCCGGGTGAAGATGTTGCGCAGGTTCACCAGCATGGTGTCGCGCTTCTCGGCCGGGCGCAGGAACTCGACCTTGTCGAGCTCGGCGACCAGGTTGTCGAAGAACGCCTGCATCTGGTGCTGGGAGGCGGGCTCGGATCGTTCCGGCATCGCGAACGGCAACGCGCCCGCGGTCGAGAGCTTGAACCATTCATAGCCCATCAACAGCACCGCCTGCGCCAAGTTGAGCGAAGCGAAGCCCGGATTGACCGGATAGGTGATGATGCGGTTGGCGAGCGCGACCTCCTCATTGGTCAGGCCGGAACGCTCCCGTCCGAATAGGATGCCAGCCCCGCCGCCCGATGCGACATGGCGGACGATCTCGGCTGCCGCGCCTTCTGGCCCGACCACCGGCTTGGCCTGGTCATGAGCGCGGGCGGTGGTCGCGAACACCAGCGTGAGGTCGGCGATCGCCTGCTCGACGGTGTCGAACAGTTCGACGGAACCGATGATGTGGTCGGCCCCGGCCGCCGCACGTTGCGCGGCGACATTCGGCCAGCCGTCGCGCGGATTGACGATGCGCATCCGCGTCAGCGCGAAATTGCCCATCGCGCGCGCGGCCATGCCAATGTTCTCGCCAAGCTGCGGCTCGACCAAAATGACGACGGGACCGGCAAGGTCGTGCCCTGCCTTGGTCTTGTCGGTGCCGGACATCTCACTTCACTTTCTGATTCAACGTCTGAAGATTTTGAATCAGCTTCCGAAGCGGCTGATTCAAAATCTATACAGGTCCCTCGAACCAGCTTTGCACCGGTTTTGTGCGGGACCATTTTCCCCAAGCAGATAACAGGGTTAGCGGCGTTTGCGAATCCGCAATCGGAATCCCG
Coding sequences within:
- a CDS encoding AraC family transcriptional regulator, whose product is MLTMSALWNYRPYQRAACIEIGRLETIRPISQAAHFHSEVQVAAVSHGSRVYRTPLGEFCGSAGDIVIIPAGLPHASHGDVAAVVTHLYVPADHPAAHGVVVPQIIRGMRAQSPSEIIDAVGSARRGGDRGGRSAAALVLPQQVLDQELAVGALAKQLGYSTDGFIRAFRRRFGMTPAAYRVAQRLASARAELKQGSAVADVAYAAGFADQSHFGRLFRRAYGATPAAYRSAFVRT
- a CDS encoding ABC transporter substrate-binding protein, which produces MTRSRPIQPTRRHLIKGAAAASATLLLGRPAIAKGKTEIVIGNIDAYSGPAAVYSSIGRTPGGYFKMINEQGGINGRMIKYITYDDAYSPAKTVEQARKLVESDEIDVLFSPLGAPTNAAIMKYMNQKKVPHLFIASGATKFGDHKNFPYTMGFMPCYQIEGRTFAQHVLATQPDAKIGIIYQNDDFGRDVLKGFKDGLGAKTSSIVAELSYETSDPTIDSQVVRCKSAGANVFMSMTTPKFAAQGIKKVAELNWQPTHYIGNNASSAGSTLKAAGFDISKGIISSAYMKDPVDAAWDSDPAVVKWRAFLDKYDPAAAKNDIYAAIAYVVSQVMVQVLRQCGDDVSSESIIRQAANLRDVESDLLLSGIKVNTSPTDYYPLEQLQLVRFNGERYEILGPVIDGGISKA
- a CDS encoding DMT family transporter — encoded protein: MNILAPLLVLAAGCSVGFQQLLNANLGRSLQSAWWSAFVSYLGGTIALAAVLVILREPLFSSASAARAPLIAWTGGLFGAAFIATSVFMIPRLGVATVVTLVVVGQLLCSLAFDHFGVLGTPQHPATLLRLLGAACLIAGAALVRA
- a CDS encoding TrmJ/YjtD family RNA methyltransferase, encoding MSGTDKTKAGHDLAGPVVILVEPQLGENIGMAARAMGNFALTRMRIVNPRDGWPNVAAQRAAAGADHIIGSVELFDTVEQAIADLTLVFATTARAHDQAKPVVGPEGAAAEIVRHVASGGGAGILFGRERSGLTNEEVALANRIITYPVNPGFASLNLAQAVLLMGYEWFKLSTAGALPFAMPERSEPASQHQMQAFFDNLVAELDKVEFLRPAEKRDTMLVNLRNIFTRMDPTKQDMHTLHGVVMAIAEGRKGPAKGGVLDGAQATRLRALLAEQGQGGAVADNSSTVRGLARLLRRNPTDAERILWQALTRDRRFAGQFKRQTPVGRHIPDFVCFAHRIAIELVNPDESDAIVADRANRRAWLEARDYRVVDMQVADVERDLDGELARLEGSLRQGR